From Afipia carboxidovorans OM5, one genomic window encodes:
- a CDS encoding 2Fe-2S iron-sulfur cluster-binding protein, translated as MVKINFIDHAGTTRTVDVEAGATAMEAAIRNAVPGIEAECGGACACATCHVYVDEAWQEKVGAPSPMEEDMLDFGYDVRPNSRLSCQIKMTDDLDGVVLHTPERQA; from the coding sequence ATGGTCAAAATCAACTTCATCGATCACGCCGGCACCACCCGCACCGTTGACGTCGAAGCCGGCGCGACGGCGATGGAGGCTGCCATCCGCAACGCCGTTCCCGGCATCGAAGCCGAATGCGGCGGCGCCTGTGCTTGCGCCACCTGCCACGTCTATGTCGACGAAGCCTGGCAGGAGAAAGTGGGCGCGCCCTCGCCGATGGAAGAGGACATGCTCGATTTCGGCTATGACGTGCGCCCGAACTCGCGTCTGTCGTGCCAGATCAAGATGACCGACGATCTCGACGGCGTCGTGCTGCACACACCCGAGCGGCAGGCCTGA
- a CDS encoding Hpt domain-containing protein, which yields MPSPPLAPISASLDLAYLRSMTLGDVRLEREVLELFKAQTRDLIARLAAQPANARELAHTLKGSARAIGAFEVGEAALALEDAMRERKHVKASFKALETCVAEAFAAIDAVLANSN from the coding sequence ATGCCTTCACCGCCGCTGGCCCCGATATCGGCCTCGCTCGATCTCGCCTATCTGCGCAGCATGACGCTCGGCGATGTCCGGCTCGAGCGCGAAGTGCTGGAGCTGTTCAAGGCGCAGACCCGCGACCTCATCGCGAGGCTCGCCGCGCAACCGGCGAATGCCCGCGAGCTGGCTCACACATTGAAAGGCTCCGCGCGCGCGATCGGCGCGTTCGAAGTCGGCGAGGCGGCTTTGGCGCTTGAGGATGCGATGCGTGAGCGCAAGCACGTCAAGGCGTCGTTCAAGGCGCTTGAAACCTGCGTCGCGGAGGCGTTTGCCGCAATCGACGCCGTGCTCGCGAATAGCAATTAA
- the glk gene encoding glucokinase: MTAANRARSDDLGLDDLRIIGDIGGTHARFALARHGAYTHLQRVEVSRYDSLLEAMTDYLATLPPDFKPTVAVIDVAGPVRGDAVKMTNLDWSFSAEAMRRSLGLTAFRVLNDFAAAASSIPYLPQTDCFPIGPDVPNASGPIGVVGPGTGLGVGALVPHGAQWTLVPGEGGHVSLPASTGMEDRILAILRRRFGHVSAERALSGAGLVNLYEAVCEIEGVAAELLAPSDVTERAIKGSDPRCVKAFAHFCELLGTIASDLALTLGANGGIYIAGGILPRFKEAFAASGFRARFEDKGRFRDWLRTVPTRLILEESPALTGLANVPVGADY; the protein is encoded by the coding sequence ATGACGGCGGCGAACCGCGCAAGATCCGATGATTTGGGGCTCGATGATCTGCGGATCATCGGTGATATCGGCGGAACGCATGCGCGCTTCGCGCTCGCCCGGCACGGTGCCTACACGCATCTGCAGCGCGTCGAGGTGAGCCGCTACGACTCTCTGCTTGAGGCGATGACCGATTATCTCGCGACGCTGCCGCCTGACTTCAAGCCGACAGTCGCGGTGATCGATGTGGCGGGGCCGGTGCGTGGCGACGCGGTGAAGATGACCAATCTCGACTGGTCGTTCTCGGCAGAGGCGATGCGGCGCAGCCTCGGGTTGACGGCGTTTCGCGTGCTCAACGATTTCGCCGCGGCGGCCTCGTCCATTCCCTATCTGCCGCAGACCGATTGTTTCCCCATCGGACCGGATGTGCCGAACGCGAGCGGCCCGATTGGCGTGGTCGGTCCCGGTACCGGGCTTGGTGTCGGCGCACTGGTGCCGCATGGCGCGCAGTGGACCCTGGTGCCGGGAGAGGGCGGGCATGTCAGCTTGCCGGCTTCGACCGGGATGGAGGATCGCATCCTCGCCATTCTGCGCCGGCGGTTCGGCCATGTCTCGGCCGAGCGCGCGCTGTCGGGAGCGGGGCTCGTCAATCTCTACGAGGCGGTGTGCGAGATCGAGGGCGTTGCCGCCGAGCTACTTGCGCCATCCGATGTCACGGAGCGTGCCATCAAGGGCAGCGATCCGCGTTGCGTGAAAGCGTTCGCGCATTTCTGCGAACTGTTGGGCACGATTGCGAGCGACCTTGCGCTGACGCTTGGTGCGAACGGCGGCATCTATATCGCGGGCGGCATCCTGCCGCGTTTCAAGGAGGCGTTTGCGGCCTCCGGCTTCCGCGCGCGGTTCGAGGACAAGGGCCGCTTCCGCGACTGGCTGCGCACGGTGCCGACGCGGCTTATCCTTGAAGAGTCGCCCGCGCTGACCGGCCTCGCGAATGTGCCGGTGGGGGCGGATTACTAG
- a CDS encoding MlaD family protein, translating into METRANYLLIGAFTIAVIAAAFGFVFWFQNLGAVAQRTPIRIIFEGAASGLRTGGNVNFNGIKIGEVTSIKLDDPKRVVVIAAVDKSAPIRADTLVGLEFAGLTGVSSVSLKGGSLDAGGIPVADDGVPTLNADPNAIMDIGEAVRATLQNVNKLVTDNKDALHDSMANLKAFSKALADNSGRIDNIMAGVESLMGNKEGQEGDLQQAARSFRELADNLDKRTAVLLSDGRALITDSRRTLADISRAVNNFDRNPTRVLFGASNADVRPVPPQAAPPAAPPRSRAHRP; encoded by the coding sequence CAGAACCTCGGCGCGGTGGCGCAGCGCACTCCGATCCGCATCATCTTCGAGGGCGCTGCTTCGGGCTTGCGCACCGGCGGCAACGTCAATTTCAATGGCATCAAGATCGGCGAGGTGACGTCGATCAAGCTCGACGATCCGAAGCGCGTCGTGGTGATCGCAGCCGTCGACAAGAGTGCGCCGATCCGCGCCGACACTCTGGTCGGGCTGGAGTTCGCGGGGTTGACCGGCGTGTCGTCAGTTTCGCTGAAGGGCGGCTCGCTCGATGCCGGTGGCATTCCGGTGGCGGATGACGGCGTGCCGACGCTGAACGCCGATCCGAACGCGATCATGGATATCGGCGAGGCGGTGCGCGCGACGCTGCAGAACGTCAACAAGCTCGTTACCGACAACAAGGATGCGCTTCACGACAGCATGGCGAACCTGAAGGCGTTCTCGAAGGCGCTCGCCGACAATTCGGGCCGCATCGACAACATCATGGCCGGCGTCGAATCCCTGATGGGCAACAAGGAAGGCCAGGAGGGCGATCTGCAGCAGGCCGCGCGCTCGTTCCGCGAACTGGCCGACAATCTCGACAAGCGCACCGCGGTTCTCCTGTCGGACGGGCGGGCGCTGATTACGGACAGCCGCCGCACCCTCGCGGACATCTCGCGCGCGGTGAACAATTTCGATCGCAACCCGACCCGCGTGCTGTTCGGTGCAAGCAACGCCGACGTGCGGCCCGTGCCGCCGCAGGCTGCTCCTCCGGCTGCGCCGCCCCGTTCCCGAGCACACCGCCCGTAA
- a CDS encoding apolipoprotein A1/A4/E domain-containing protein, with amino-acid sequence MAKNSKVKDPTEVALSAIQEALNISDPSHVADDKITAPNEPLHTPDSDFDDARFGRPAANDDREAIGSVLQTLQRSRPRHSSYLFAGIFSALWVVAAAFLIFAFLPSLQAMIGSTNGGMLALVGLACVFVTPLILFYFIASVSWRSQELSMIAQSMAQMAVRFSEPEHVANDAMVTVGQAIRREVAAMGDGVERAIARAGELEALVTNEVSALERAYSDNEVRIRALLDDISAQRDALVGQAEQVRNAISGVQIDLRQDIAIISDAIASRVDEVTNNITHMLEERSDHITGAFAAAGDNMIIALGERGGDLLDRLEEASNQTANAVLEASEQLTANLNFKTSHIQEEFAELADNIHELLNERVERITGDFDQRANTIVDGITLRTEQVHDTLKNSGDSLLTEMDLRAADLAARVDEVSNRLAERILISGEKTSEALDVTVNTLVAKVVGQTESSHEALVSGISSFENLIREQGSELAEKFARDSGTLGALITRHVAEFDRTVRSYGGEIVDRMGQHTQSIADNLKTYVDTFDTRVTAHGAQIRDTLDERLGAFQSALDSRVTTLEVSLDTTIKSFDSTIDQRLSSLELSFDKRAEAVTQTIDAQSTALADTLTTRFGEMQKGLETHAGSVASDIEARVVRFENLLDIRVESAANRIEASGQKAGETLVSRTEELTQSIKSRVEDSERTLTNLVAETSEAIQLGARSAQQSLLALSGEVGSQLRGTAGDIERAVQASAREAEGALFLASNNASAHIKSTAAEIERTIAGGTESFGLALTGKIDAITGGVREQTEYLTLILDEKRTPLTEAIAAKTELLAAAIGEKNNELVTALDAKADQFAETLNAKTGLFAETLTTKTGLLSETLAARTGELAETLSGKSNELAQTLTLKSGELTQVLDGTSRQLTQALDGSTSQLTSTLDSKSGQLVEALNTRSNAFAHAIGAATTSALKSIETQSGDFTVQMMSHSSDISRQIAAASELATGSVSKALKDVEASTRAAIDQSRQVATAAVTEMQETSKILRTDTVALFERLREGNILLQEVLTGAHENLNSLERALVTRVADFVTALNDVTDRNSSSTTALEEHLRTFNESTTSALEGLTSLSTQFESHGRLLTEAVRQVEESNERTSQSVGERQTLMDQLVTTIDTRTVDLDERLSRFVSLLEESLNAAELRARDIARVVAESAGASSSAVGRQFEAVRVAVEEERRQTLEAMGEIYDRGTQDAAAMFGQASEKFSDVVHAMKEMAAELHRELDSTRADLRRGVLELPQEAAESTAQMRKVIVDQIEALAELNRIVARHGRGLDVAPRQREEEPVMVAAGGRTESRPAAPRGRDYGSASSLPPPDLGATQPQRRAEAPPVSPAGSDQARDGWLSDLLNRTDATVTERGRTARPANPLEALSLDITRLVDRDLAAEMWDRYQRGERKAFNKRLYTPAGQKAFDEVARKYRADRGFKQTVDRYITEFERLLDDVSRDERGPAVLRNHLVSETGLVYTLLAHAAGRLV; translated from the coding sequence ATGGCGAAAAACTCGAAGGTCAAAGACCCAACTGAAGTCGCCCTCTCTGCGATTCAGGAAGCGCTGAACATCTCCGACCCTTCGCATGTCGCGGACGACAAGATCACCGCGCCGAACGAGCCTCTCCACACGCCCGACAGTGATTTCGACGACGCCCGTTTCGGCCGCCCTGCCGCGAACGACGATCGCGAAGCCATCGGCAGCGTGCTGCAGACGCTTCAGCGCAGCCGCCCGCGCCACAGCTCGTATCTGTTCGCCGGAATCTTCTCCGCCCTCTGGGTGGTCGCCGCCGCGTTTCTGATTTTCGCCTTCCTGCCCTCGCTGCAGGCCATGATCGGCTCGACCAATGGCGGCATGCTGGCCCTCGTGGGCCTCGCCTGCGTGTTCGTCACGCCGCTCATTCTGTTCTACTTCATCGCAAGCGTGTCCTGGCGCAGCCAGGAGCTCAGCATGATCGCGCAATCGATGGCGCAGATGGCCGTGCGCTTCTCGGAGCCCGAGCATGTCGCAAACGACGCCATGGTCACGGTCGGCCAGGCGATCCGCCGCGAGGTTGCGGCGATGGGCGACGGCGTGGAACGCGCCATCGCGCGTGCGGGTGAACTCGAAGCCCTCGTCACCAACGAAGTTTCGGCGCTCGAGCGCGCCTACAGCGACAACGAAGTCCGCATCCGCGCCCTGCTCGATGACATTTCCGCCCAGCGCGACGCCCTCGTCGGCCAGGCCGAGCAGGTCCGCAACGCGATTTCCGGCGTGCAGATCGATCTGCGTCAGGACATCGCCATCATCAGCGACGCCATCGCCTCGCGAGTCGATGAGGTGACGAACAACATCACCCATATGCTCGAAGAGCGCAGCGATCACATCACCGGCGCGTTCGCCGCCGCCGGCGACAACATGATCATCGCACTCGGCGAGCGTGGCGGCGACCTGCTCGACCGCCTCGAGGAAGCGAGCAACCAGACCGCCAACGCGGTGCTGGAGGCGAGCGAACAGCTCACCGCCAACCTCAACTTCAAGACCAGCCACATTCAGGAAGAGTTCGCCGAACTCGCAGACAACATTCACGAGCTTCTGAACGAGCGGGTCGAGCGCATCACCGGCGACTTCGACCAGCGCGCCAACACCATTGTCGATGGCATCACGCTACGCACCGAGCAGGTGCATGACACGCTGAAGAACTCCGGCGACTCGCTGCTCACCGAAATGGATTTGCGTGCAGCCGATCTTGCCGCCCGCGTCGACGAAGTCAGCAACCGTCTGGCGGAGCGCATCCTCATCAGCGGCGAAAAGACCAGCGAAGCCCTCGACGTCACCGTCAACACGCTCGTCGCCAAGGTCGTAGGACAGACCGAGAGTTCGCACGAGGCGCTCGTCTCCGGCATCTCATCGTTCGAAAACCTGATCCGCGAACAGGGCAGCGAACTCGCTGAAAAGTTCGCCCGCGACAGCGGCACGCTCGGCGCGTTGATCACCCGCCACGTGGCGGAGTTCGACCGCACGGTGCGCAGCTATGGCGGCGAGATCGTCGACCGCATGGGCCAGCACACCCAGAGCATCGCCGACAACCTCAAGACATACGTCGACACCTTCGATACCCGCGTCACCGCCCACGGCGCGCAGATCCGCGACACGCTCGATGAGCGCCTCGGCGCCTTCCAGAGCGCGCTGGACTCCCGCGTCACCACGCTCGAAGTGTCGCTCGACACCACCATCAAATCATTCGACAGCACAATCGATCAGCGCCTGTCCTCGCTCGAACTGTCGTTCGACAAGCGCGCCGAAGCCGTCACCCAGACGATCGACGCGCAGAGCACCGCGCTCGCCGACACCCTCACCACCCGCTTCGGCGAAATGCAGAAGGGCCTCGAAACCCACGCCGGTTCGGTCGCTTCCGACATCGAGGCGCGCGTGGTGCGCTTCGAGAACCTGCTCGACATCCGTGTCGAGTCGGCTGCCAACCGCATCGAGGCGAGCGGCCAGAAGGCCGGCGAGACTCTCGTCTCCCGCACCGAGGAATTGACCCAGAGCATCAAGTCGCGGGTCGAGGATTCGGAGCGCACGCTCACCAATCTCGTCGCCGAGACGAGCGAAGCGATCCAGCTTGGCGCACGCAGCGCCCAGCAGTCGCTGCTCGCTCTGTCGGGCGAAGTCGGCTCGCAACTGCGCGGGACGGCCGGCGACATCGAGCGCGCGGTGCAGGCCAGCGCCCGCGAGGCCGAGGGCGCCCTCTTCCTCGCCTCCAACAATGCGAGCGCTCACATCAAGTCGACCGCGGCCGAGATCGAGCGCACCATCGCCGGCGGCACCGAGAGCTTCGGCCTTGCCCTCACCGGCAAGATCGATGCGATCACCGGCGGGGTCCGCGAGCAGACCGAGTACCTCACGCTCATCCTTGACGAGAAGCGCACGCCGCTCACCGAGGCGATCGCCGCCAAGACCGAGTTGCTTGCCGCCGCCATCGGCGAGAAGAACAACGAACTCGTCACGGCACTGGACGCCAAGGCCGATCAGTTCGCCGAGACCCTGAACGCCAAGACCGGCCTGTTTGCCGAGACGCTAACCACGAAGACCGGCCTACTCTCCGAGACGCTCGCCGCCAGAACCGGCGAGCTGGCCGAAACCCTGAGCGGCAAGAGCAACGAGCTTGCCCAGACGCTGACCCTCAAGAGTGGCGAGCTGACCCAGGTTCTCGACGGCACCAGCCGTCAACTCACCCAGGCGCTCGACGGCTCCACGAGCCAGCTCACCAGCACGCTCGACAGCAAGAGCGGCCAGCTCGTGGAAGCGCTCAACACGCGCAGCAACGCGTTCGCCCATGCGATCGGCGCCGCAACCACCAGCGCGCTCAAGTCGATCGAGACCCAGAGCGGCGATTTCACCGTGCAGATGATGAGCCACAGCTCGGACATCTCGCGCCAGATCGCCGCCGCGAGCGAGCTTGCGACCGGCTCCGTCAGCAAGGCGCTGAAGGACGTCGAGGCGAGCACCCGCGCCGCGATCGACCAGTCGCGTCAGGTTGCGACCGCCGCCGTCACCGAGATGCAGGAAACGAGCAAGATCCTGCGCACCGACACCGTCGCATTGTTCGAGCGGCTGCGCGAAGGCAACATCCTTCTGCAGGAAGTGCTCACCGGAGCTCACGAAAACCTCAACTCGCTCGAGCGCGCGCTCGTCACGCGGGTCGCGGATTTCGTCACCGCGCTCAACGACGTCACCGACCGCAACAGTTCTTCCACCACCGCGCTGGAAGAGCACCTGCGCACCTTCAACGAATCCACGACCAGCGCGCTGGAAGGTCTCACCAGCCTCTCGACGCAGTTCGAGAGCCATGGCCGGCTGCTGACCGAAGCGGTTCGTCAGGTGGAGGAAAGCAACGAGCGTACCTCGCAATCGGTTGGCGAGCGTCAGACCCTGATGGATCAGCTCGTCACCACCATCGACACCCGCACCGTGGACCTCGACGAGCGCCTCAGCCGCTTCGTCAGCCTGCTTGAAGAATCACTGAACGCCGCCGAGCTGCGTGCCCGCGACATCGCACGCGTCGTCGCCGAAAGCGCCGGAGCAAGCTCCTCCGCTGTCGGTCGCCAGTTCGAGGCGGTGCGCGTCGCCGTCGAGGAAGAGCGTCGCCAGACGCTCGAGGCGATGGGCGAGATCTACGATCGCGGCACGCAGGATGCCGCCGCGATGTTCGGCCAGGCCTCCGAGAAGTTCAGCGACGTCGTCCATGCCATGAAGGAGATGGCGGCCGAGCTGCACCGCGAACTCGACTCCACCCGCGCCGACCTGCGCCGTGGCGTTCTCGAACTGCCGCAGGAAGCTGCCGAGAGCACCGCGCAGATGCGCAAAGTGATCGTCGACCAGATCGAGGCGTTGGCCGAACTCAACCGCATCGTTGCCCGTCATGGCCGCGGCCTCGACGTCGCCCCGCGCCAGCGCGAGGAAGAGCCCGTCATGGTGGCTGCCGGCGGACGCACCGAAAGCCGCCCCGCTGCACCGCGTGGCCGCGACTATGGCAGCGCATCCAGCCTGCCGCCGCCCGATCTCGGCGCCACGCAGCCGCAGCGTCGTGCTGAAGCGCCTCCGGTGAGCCCGGCTGGTTCGGATCAGGCGCGTGACGGCTGGCTGTCGGATCTGCTGAACCGCACCGACGCGACCGTCACCGAACGTGGCCGCACCGCGCGCCCTGCCAATCCGCTCGAAGCGCTCTCGCTCGACATCACGCGGCTGGTCGATCGCGACCTCGCCGCCGAGATGTGGGACCGCTACCAGCGCGGCGAGCGCAAGGCGTTCAACAAGCGCCTCTATACGCCCGCGGGCCAGAAGGCGTTCGACGAGGTCGCGCGCAAGTATCGCGCCGACCGTGGCTTCAAGCAGACGGTGGACCGCTACATCACCGAGTTCGAGCGGCTGCTCGACGACGTGTCACGCGACGAGCGTGGACCGGCGGTGCTGCGCAACCACCTCGTCTCCGAGACGGGCCTCGTCTACACCCTGCTCGCACACGCCGCAGGCCGCCTCGTCTGA
- a CDS encoding NAD(P)/FAD-dependent oxidoreductase, with product MSEAIKTDVLIIGAGPCGLFAVFELGLLDMRVHLVDILDKIGGQCAELYPEKPIYDIPGIPMVTGQGLTEALMEQVKPFNPTFHLNEMVQTVEKIGDPLFRCTTDAGTVFEAKVLVIAAGGGSFQPKRPPVPGIEAYEGTSVFYAVRKMEQFRGKELLIVGGGDSALDWTLNLQPIAKRVTLLHRRDDFRAAPHSVEQMRKLVAEGKMDLKIGQVTGLDGENGVLKGAQVKGNDGAMSTVSCDTILPFFGLTMKIGPVADWGVKLENNLIPVGTETFETNVPGIFAIGDINTYPGKLKLILSGFHEGALMAQKASRYVFPDKRVVFQYTTSSSSLQKKLGVN from the coding sequence ATGAGCGAAGCGATCAAGACCGATGTGTTGATCATCGGCGCAGGCCCCTGCGGGCTGTTTGCAGTTTTTGAACTCGGCCTTCTCGATATGAGAGTCCACCTCGTCGATATTCTCGACAAGATCGGCGGCCAGTGCGCCGAGCTCTATCCGGAAAAACCGATCTACGACATTCCCGGCATCCCGATGGTGACGGGGCAGGGCCTCACCGAGGCGCTGATGGAGCAGGTCAAGCCGTTCAACCCGACTTTCCATCTCAACGAGATGGTACAGACCGTCGAGAAGATCGGCGATCCGCTGTTCCGCTGCACCACGGACGCCGGCACGGTGTTCGAGGCCAAGGTTCTGGTGATCGCGGCCGGCGGCGGCTCGTTCCAGCCGAAGCGTCCGCCGGTGCCCGGCATCGAGGCCTATGAAGGCACCTCGGTGTTCTACGCGGTGCGCAAGATGGAGCAGTTCCGCGGCAAGGAATTGCTGATCGTCGGCGGTGGCGACTCCGCGCTCGACTGGACGCTCAATCTTCAGCCGATCGCAAAGCGCGTCACGCTCCTGCATCGCCGCGACGATTTCCGTGCCGCGCCTCACAGCGTCGAGCAGATGCGCAAGCTCGTGGCCGAAGGCAAGATGGATCTCAAGATCGGTCAGGTCACCGGCCTCGACGGCGAGAACGGCGTTCTGAAGGGCGCACAGGTCAAGGGTAACGACGGCGCGATGTCGACGGTCTCCTGCGATACCATCCTGCCGTTCTTCGGCCTCACCATGAAGATCGGCCCGGTTGCCGATTGGGGCGTGAAGCTCGAGAACAATCTCATTCCGGTCGGTACCGAGACGTTCGAGACCAATGTGCCGGGCATTTTTGCTATCGGCGACATCAACACCTATCCCGGCAAGCTGAAGCTCATCCTCTCCGGCTTCCATGAGGGTGCGTTGATGGCGCAGAAGGCCAGCCGCTACGTGTTCCCGGACAAGCGTGTCGTGTTCCAGTACACCACCTCGTCCTCGAGCCTGCAGAAGAAGCTCGGCGTCAACTGA